ATACTCCACGTTCGCTTGCTTCTTGGAGCTCTGCAATTTCGGCTTCAATTTGTGTTTGTAGCTCGACTCTGTTTCGGAGGATGAGAAGGCTGCGCCAGAGCTAGACTCTGAGGAGCTTGAGGTTGAGTTGAAGAGCACAGAGCTGCGAATGCTCTGCTTCTCCATCCAATCTTCGATCATGACCGCTCGGCGAAGATTCATCGCCTCCTTTTTCTCTTCGCCTACCCAAGTGCCACGCTTAGCTCTAGAACTGCTCTGTTTCTTGAACATGGTTGTTTCTTTGAAGTGGGCTTCGTCGGCGTTGGATTCGTCGATGGAACGGTAGATAGCGTCGAGGAGAGTGGAAGAGAAAGATGGGGTTCTCCTCCTTTGTGGGAATGTGTCTTCTCGTAGCGATCTCTCCCTTCTGTACATATTTGTGATGTACAATGGAATTTTGAAGATGAAACAGagagtctttcttcttcttttttttataagggaaAACACAGAGGAGACGAACAGAGGACAAGACTGAGGTCTTGGGTTTAGTTTATGGGTAGTGAAGAGCTGTAGTGTTTGCTTTGAGAACGTCAAAAGCTGCAGGAGACATTAATAGAGTGCAAGTAGATCATgtgaaagaacaaaagaaagagaaaacatgTTTCTTGCTGTGCTTGTGTACGGCTTCAAGTAAACATAGATGAGAGAGATACGACCACTGGCACTGAGCAAGGAAGACAGGGAGAAAAAGGCAAATCACACGCTTGGATTTGGACTTTgaaaaagtaaaggttgtaatCCCACCCGAATCCAAACTCCACTTGATAAGGTTAAcaaagaatacaaaaaaaaaaaactcggcTTGAGTTTGGCTCAAGCTATATGTCAAACATACCACGAAGATGTcctaaaatttttttggttcttcCAATTGTTTTACATAAATTTAACCAGCTCAAGGATGAGATTGTGAGATTCATTTGTTTCGAATAGTCTAAGATATAAGATTTATCTACCTGAGACAGGCGAGCTTTGTAGTCTTCATCGGCTCTCGTTGAAGGGATTTCAATATGtaagaactaataataatttaaagagagataaaaaagaagaagagagaaaacatAGATTTTAGGTGGTTCGGCTTATGGCTTACATCCACACGTCAAAATCTTTTCTTTGACTACATATTTCCTTTATTCATTTTATAgtatacaagactctatttatagagaaagagtctTAACGTTACaagtcttttttaattttacattaacaacaataaatttaatttatcattttataacTCTTGTTTCTTGAGTACTTGTAACTATTGTCTCTTACTTGCAACTCTTGTCACTTGATTTCTTATAACTCTTGTCTTAATACAATCCATGTCATCTATATACTTAAATTAGGCTTGATAAAAAGTTTGATTCTTTTATCATTAGTCAATTCAATTTGAGTTAAGGATGTCAATTTGTGTTTTCGTGGTGGGTTTGAGTTGTAACGAgacatgaatataaaattatttaggtcaattttaacgtgctaatttcgtgtcgggttcacatgtcgtgtaaaaaattgtcagtttTAAACGTCTCTTGTCGAGTTCGGATAATGTATGGGTATAAAGTTATATAAATCAACCATAACCCTACCAATTTAGTTAAACAAGTCAAACCCCTCAACCCGAACTCTCTAATTTTGCGTTGAGTTTGTGTCGGGTTTGCAAGTTATGTTGAAACTTGCACGCTTTAATCTAAGCTCAACCTATAGTGaacaaagtattattttaaattgagttataattttattttatttttttcattttagtttattaaactgacatgattctcatgtgtattttttaataGGACATGTTTTCTTAAAtgtacttttaaaaatatagtgaCACATGACAGTTTAATAGATTGCGTTTAAAGAAATCCGTCCAacccaattaaaaataaaaaaaataaaaaagaataaaactttGTCCACCTTTAATGAAACCCGAACTTACATATCCCTATTTCTTAATCAGAAAGTTCAAAAACTACGTAACATAATGAAGATAGTTAGAAGATAACTTGGATGAAAGAACGAAAGTGTAAATGTAAGAAGTTCCATTAATTCCCTTAGGCTTAGGCTccgtttgtttgtttggtgtgCCTGATCATCATCGAGTCATTTTAGACCACCATCGGGTAACTCCAAGCCACCCTGGACCACAATTGAGCAACCTCTGAGTCACCGCCCGACCACCATCGAGCCACTGTCGTTTACTACTGAACTATCGACAGGCTTCCGTCAGACCACTGTCGAAACTCAATTTAtcaggttaatttttttaaaattattttatattagtatttttatgttatgaataacaattgatttttataagttaatataattgattgaaaatataaaaaatatttgtaatttttcgtacgtgtcaaacacaaaaaaaatattttcttgaaaattaatttatctcaaaacattttacgccggaagaaacaaaacattaaaatcCATTCTCAAACTTGTTTATCAACATAATAACTTGTTTGAGTTGTACTAATTGAtaaaatatttcctaaaataAAGATGTGAAAGAGaatataatatgaaatataaataaatagacaCAAAGAATTACATGGTTCGGTTTATGACCTACGTTTATAGaataaaaagtaaatgtagCCACGTTTATAATATAACAAGCtcttatttataagagaattaaataatacaaatagacttcAATTACAATTAGGTAACTGTGATTAAGTGATAGACTTTAATTCTAATTATGTCAGTCTTCAACTGTGTCTAAGTAATAATCTTTAACTGTAATTAGGTTACAATCTTCAATTATAAGTAGGTGACAGTCTCCGGCTATAACTTGAATTTTATATCTCTTATATACACTAACAAAATGAATTACCCTTTCAATAAACAAACATAAATAGGTATATATATCAAGCAAATCGAAATTCTAGAACTTTTCATGAAATATTCGATTCGTTTAAAGaaaaagtagagagagagagagagagagagtaattaTGGGTGTTAAAAAGTGGAATAAGATCCCATACATGTAGCTAATCGTTTTAGAGCACTAGAAACTTTTGGAATGGTGAACGTGGTGCCGTTTTCACCAAGAGATATTGTTCCATATTCGATAATTGTAGAAAAATGAAACGATTTTTTGGGTAATAATTATAGGGTATTATTGGTCACAACAACTATTGTAAGCCAATTTGTAAGCCACTGCATACTTTTTATAAATACAGTAATGCCCTTTTCCCATTAATAATTGCAACTCTTCCAACTCAATCAAAAGATGCAATCTTTGAAGAGTTGTATTTATCCCCCTATCAAGGAACACCTTCCCTATCACTCTTGAGAGATAATTGTATATGTGGGAGCAGACCACCCTccggcccccccccccccccccactccCCAAAGTTTTTCATGTTTAtcctctaattttatttatttattttttaaaaaaaaaacttcacttaatcccCTTGACCTTTCATCACATTTGCAATTATCTCCCTAAACTTCAAAATCTCTAAGTTTTTTAGTgtatcaaattttcaattttttttttttttttttttcactttcacaTCTCTCCATTTAAaatttccgttaaatcttaatTGACGGGCgtctaaattttcaaaatgccgctctttcttcttcatcttcttctttttttaattttcaaaaaatttggtaGGATTTCCAAAATGCTCATCctttttctatcaaaaaaaattgcaagaatttaggCGTTGGTCAAGATTTAACGGAGTTCGCAAAAATATTCAAGtatgaatctttgaattttaaattttttttttttaacaaaaaaaatagtatttttgagaatttttacatgatttaactgaaaatcttaacggatgtgtaaaattgaaccaaaaaaaaaaaaataataaaagacggatacactaaattgagaatttttttaagtttagaagGATCATTGCAAAAGTAACAACGATTCATGGGGTTAAACCAAGTTTCTCCTTAATTTTTTACCCTCCCCAAAAAGcattctttttagttttgctGCCCAAATTAACCTAAATTTTTAGTTCCGCTCATGTGGGATTAGACACTATTATATTGCGATCACCCCCACATAAACCTTCAAATGAGACCAAATATGTCTCAATAAAAtgttttagggttaaatatattttagccccccaaactatcagcctatctccggatggccccccaaactaccaatgcttagattctggccccccaaactaccactttctgattttttagccccatccgtctatttatgccgtcaattctaatagaaatttgtcaaaaacccgaaaatacccctcctttaactgtgagaatttcaaagtgtaggagaaGTATTTTcagatttctgtttaaaattgacggcataaatggacggacggaacaaaaaaatcagaaagtggtagtttggggggccatccaaagaaagagtggtagtttgggggctaaaatatatttatcccaatGTTTTAATAATGAAATTGTAGTAATTGTGTGAAATAGGCCTGTTACAATCAAGAACGGAATTAGAAATTTAATTTGGAAGGGATAAGATTGCAAtggatttttttaaagaagttgtcattattaaaaaacaaatttttggaaagaaaaaaatatttttacaaattttgggAGTGGGGGTATGATCCAATAATGTTATATGTAAGACTCATATCTTATCATTCCAAATGTGATatgccttttaaaattaccattgaatttgagatggattatttttttttttttttattgacatgtccacacaagagggagagggagattcgaactagtgacctccgcttcatgaggcgtggtccccagcctATTGAGCTATCCCTTGGAGACGAATTTGAGAtcgattattattagattttggtCCAATAACGGATGCTAAGGACTATCACGTCAGCTTGTAAAGTACTCATAATAAAAACTGTAAGGCCAAGCTAaatcttttttttgggggggggggggggttactAAATTTTTGAGTGGTCTAAGCAAGAATGGAGTAAACTctataagcaaaaaaaaaaaaaaaagagacctAATATGTATGCTTATGAAGCTAGTTTGGAAAATCGTCACAATTAGTGGCATATAATTTCGTTAGCGAGATAAATAAATCAACTTTAATCCAACTGTGAAGCTAGTCTATTATCAAAATATGCTTCAACGGAGTATTGCCTGCATGCCcccaattgattttttttttcagccctACCTAACATAGGTTCAAATGGGCTGTATGTGGTCCAACTACAAGTCCATGACCAAGCCCACTCTAATCAGGACTCAAATGGACATGGATCAAGATTGGCTTGTTCAAATTGCATGTCATTTTGACTGCATACAAAAATTGAAGCCCATTTGTTTACAAATGTTTAGTTACCCACTACGTTAAGGGAGTAATGCTATAATTTCCTCTTGTATCACTCTTGTATCCTTCAAAAAATAAGGTGACTttcaaaatcaccattgaacttgtgatttatcactattaaattttgatcaaataataattttacaagCGACTTCATTAGGGTGAACTGACGACGAACCtgtgaaaaaaagtgtttgaatAGCAATTAAacgattaaatttattaattttttatgggcttaaacttttggaataagtagtgatttaacgtAACATCAAAGCAAAAGTTCTGAATTCGAACCTGCCTCTGTAATTTGTCTCCTATTTCAAGTAAATATTCCACGTATTGAACctatttatttaacaaaaagCAGCAACTTGAAATTAGGTGGAATATCAAAAGAAGCTAGATCCTTAAAAATTTATTCAGGAAGAAAAATGAACATATTCTTTTCATTGATATTGACTTAATCATGTTATAAACTTTACCACCCATATCCCTTGAGAATATTCTGAAGCAATAACGAAGACAGAAAAACTTTCATAAGCGTGACTCACTTACAAATGGTGTGTGTAGCCCCCCCAAACATGAAGTGGCGCCAGTGGCACCTCACCTCTTTGCACATCTAATTTATCTATAGACGACGAGACTTTACTAGTGtggccaaaaataaataaaagaaaacactcCAGTAAGCAACATCTCCTCCACACCTTGGAAAGCGCCAGTATCCATCCTCTTTGCtcaatcacaattcacaagtaCTGTTCATGTATCCTGGCACGGTTCTCTTCCCACCATAATCTAGCATGCATCTCCCCAAATTTTTCTCGGCTGCCAAACACGCATATAACAAGAATATCCAATAGCATTCGAGTCAATACAGAGAGAAGTAACATTTCCACGTTCAAAACTTTCTTATAGAAGAATAAAAAAccaaagggaaaagaaaagaattagtGGAAGCAGAATAATTAGTAGCAGCAATGATGATGTTCTTAAAGATGTCATAGGTGATAATTGTGTTGGTTTGAAATTCAAGTCACAGTTGGCCATCGGTCGAACCTCAATTAAGGCCTCGATAACATGATATGACATTGTGCCTTAAGTCTAATCATAGTCCATAGAAAGCCTAGTTCTTAAAGCATTCACAATGGATCTGAAATCCTAAATTTTCTTCATAAAGCTCAATTTTCTTCTGATTTTGGTACTTGTCCCACCCTGTCATCAACCATATGAAACCCTAATTGAAAATAACAGGAACTTTGCCGCCACAATGCTTAAACCAGATCATTTGAGATCTTGGCAAGCCAAGTACAAGCTAATAGGGAGGATGGCCAGCATACATGGATAGATTATGCCCATCAGAGAAGTTAGTTGACTAATCAAATCATCCTAACATCAGATTGACAACTTGTAGGTAAAAGGTGGGGCAGCAGGTGTAAAATCATATCATGTTTGTTCTTTCACTATCAAAATTGTAAGAAAATGCAATGACCAGAATTTTTCACATGGGACCCATCAATTCATGATTTTGACAAGCCAAAAGTGCAGGAGCATTGTAAGCATCCCACCAACGATGCTAATGGATTAAAATACCAGATGACCATGACCTAATATGTACTCTATCATATAGTTGCAAGAACATCTAAGTGCGACCATTAGGATCAAACCAAATATCTAATCTGTAATCGATCAGATAGTTGGAAGAAAATCAAAGGTTGTACAAGGATCAAAATTCTACCAGGCCAATTTATTTGTACTGGGCCATGTCTGATGAGGTACCTCATTATAATTTTCACTAGGTATGCTTCTTAGGGAACTCTCTATCTGACCAAAAAGTTGCCAAGAAGCTCACCTGAATCTGACTCTTCTGAGCTCCCTTTTGCCGCCTGGTAATGCTCTAATTGTGATGTAAACCCCTGGTTCATCTTGTTCAACCCATTCAGTCTCAAGATCACTAGCATTACTGATGGATAGCTCCCCTGAGCGATCTGCCTCCCTCGATGAGCTACTTCTTATAGAAGCATCCATCGATGATGTCTCTGTCTTGGCACCACTGATGCTGGAGAGTTTTGGGGTTGATCCGAGGCCACCTGAGTCATAGTAATGTCGAGATTGCATAGAGTGTTTTTCAAGTGAATCTGAAGATGAGTACCCCATTCCCATCCCTGTTGGACGGTATAAGTTACGAGGTAAGCGTTCTCTGGTCAATGGGGGTGTGACAGGGCTGCCTTCTGCAGATTCCATCTTTGAGCTCTATAAAAGGAGAGAAGAATGACAATATTAGcacataaaaatgacaaaaaggaaATAATTGTGTACAAATTATTAGCACATCTATGGGCCAGGGCCATGCATGTGAAAATGTGATTGAATGAAAAAGGTTTTGGTTGCTCTACTATACATATTGATACCCAACATCAAACTCTTAAAATTATAAGTGGAATAACTACAGGCTGCAGCCATCAAGTGCTTTATTGTCCTTGATAATATGTCTTAAGAGGTTATTAGGCTTAGAGCTGACCTCATCTTCAGATCTTGGGGGGGTTGGAAGTGGGAAAGCTTGGCGATTGAATCTCTGGACGTTGTACAGTTCCATAACCCGATCATAGTTCTCTGCCCACCACCTTTGAGCTTGCCATTTATTAAACAACTCTCGActgatcatagaaaataaaCTTCAATCAAAATTCCTGAGTTAAAGAATAACTGCATGAGCAGTGAGAAATAGTGACCCATGCCACATTACAAGTGTCATACATTTTTATACAGTGTCAATCCGTTTTGTTGATGATAGAGAAAtgcaagttttattttttttttctcttttggtaaTAATACTCTTACACATCTCACAAACATGTCATCAAGTTTATTACCTGCTATAATTAGTCCGCGTGCCTATTGCTTGAAGCCTTGAACCAATTCCATTATGTTAAACTATCATTGGTTATGGAACTGTTGTCAATAATGTTCGACCAGTGAACTGCACACTCATACATTTTGACAAAAGGAACTCAAGaataattaaaagcaaaaacTGACATTCGGTGCTTGTAATAAAGTAGTTTTTATGGTGGAAACCATGACCTAACATTAGGGAGGGAGTGTCTTTGACTATAGAAAACAGGTGGGTCCACATTCAATCAATTTCCTTGCTACATTACCAAATCAACAAAAGCACAAAAACCATTAATTGGATCTTTTATTTGGTATCACCTTCATTTTAAAGTCAATCCATGACTCCAAATTATTGTTGATAATTATCCAAAATATTTCCATACTCCATCTGATAGGATTGCACCCAATATTCCCATACTACTTTACAGCAGTTTTTGTCTCCTCCTAGAAAATAAGGAAGCAGCTGCAAAATCCTGCCAACACACTGCTAATGGAGGTTCACATTTTGTCTTCTATTTAGTTTTGGTGGCAGATGATGTGGGTATTCCAAGTTCATCAGAACATGAAATGACAAGAGAATGGTCATAAAGAGACAAAGCCACGGAGAATCAGGCAGGCGTGAAGGAATTTGAAAAAGGACGGGAAGAGCCTTCTCCGACACGACGACAGTACTCAGTGAAATAGGTACCCAACACAATCAAATCTGCCCCACCACCATTAACAAGTCACAATGAGTTCTCCTTTTGGACTTTTTTGGATTGCTTTTCATAAGGGCGTGAAAATTGCTGTCAAAGTGCTGGCCCCACAAAAATTCCTCATATGAGCAGAGGTTTCCAATGGGTAGTGTTTGGATGTCACGTTCAAATGGGTTccctttttttctattaaataattaagagaatAAAATGAGTGGATTGAACCATAATTTATATAGTTTTAATGTAGTTTTATATTGATACATAATATGATAAAGAAAAGCCTAGTTGTGAATGGCCCCCATAGGAATGAAACAAAGTCATCCCCGCATTGACACATCTCTAACAATTTGATTATCAATAAAAATACAACCgttcctttttccttttagcTTTTAAAAGCTACCCAAAGCTTTAACTAAATGTTCATGCCCAAGAACCACACGGATTACGGGATTAGGATCTTCTTTATTTAagtgaaataataaaaataaaaaataaaaaacatttattttattttgttgtataatTCTGTACATCATGTCACGTAATTTAAAATAACGTAACAACTTGTGGTCATAAATATGTATAATTTAATCTtatcataaaataatttcttaatttctctctattttaagtGAGACGAAGAAGATCCAATTCCTCTGCGTACGATATAAAGGGCCAGTAAGCTCTCATGCCAAGAAATGAGTCTTTTTCCATAtaaccaacaaaaataaaaaaataaaaaattaacgcATTTAGCGACACATCCAAACACCTCCATTCTAAACAGTGTAAACACCCGAATTGTGACGTATGCAATTCACCAACAGAGTTGCAAATCATAGTGTCACACagtaactaaaataaactaaatcaCAACCACCGTCGGATCAAAATCAAACTATACCAAAGgaacagggagagagagagagagagagggcgtaCCTGAAGCGTATCCTCTTGAGATCGTTCCCGCCACGCGGGAGCGAGACGAAGGTGATGAGCACGCCAGGCTCCACCTGGGCCACCCACTCCTTGGGCTCACTCTCCTCCACGAACACCACCGGCTCCACCACCCTCCGCCCGCTCCCCGAGCTCGGCGTCCCCTCCCCGCTCGAACTCGACATTCCCTTCAGCCTCGCCTCCATCTCCTTCCCCCACACCCTCGTCGTCCCCGAGCTCGAACTCCCCGTCCTCTTGTACGACCACCTGCGttgcaattttaattaaaatgaattaattCACCGTTTCTTATtagatattatatatttaagtcGAATTTTATCGACCTGAACCGCTCGGACTCGGCGTCCGACTCGCCGGTTCCCCTGAGTCGACTGGCCGGCAGCGGAGGCCCTGTGCAAGGGTTGCAGCTCCGGTACGCTCCCGAGGCCTTCAACGCCATGTCCTTGAGCTGAAATTACGTAATTACCCCCGGTCACCAACACAACCCCGAGAAAGGCTGATAAGATTAGGGTTTCAGGGAAGGAGAGCACGCAC
The Alnus glutinosa chromosome 14, dhAlnGlut1.1, whole genome shotgun sequence genome window above contains:
- the LOC133856486 gene encoding protein Brevis radix-like 4 — protein: MLTCIARPKKLGDDSPGQPEDSDPTANASGAKTQAIRSLTSQLKDMALKASGAYRSCNPCTGPPLPASRLRGTGESDAESERFRWSYKRTGSSSSGTTRVWGKEMEARLKGMSSSSGEGTPSSGSGRRVVEPVVFVEESEPKEWVAQVEPGVLITFVSLPRGGNDLKRIRFSRELFNKWQAQRWWAENYDRVMELYNVQRFNRQAFPLPTPPRSEDESSKMESAEGSPVTPPLTRERLPRNLYRPTGMGMGYSSSDSLEKHSMQSRHYYDSGGLGSTPKLSSISGAKTETSSMDASIRSSSSREADRSGELSISNASDLETEWVEQDEPGVYITIRALPGGKRELRRVRFSREKFGEMHARLWWEENRARIHEQYL